The following are encoded together in the Plasmodium malariae genome assembly, chromosome: 1 genome:
- the RAMA gene encoding rhoptry-associated membrane antigen, putative: protein MNILFLSFLLVQNIVTYFEQFKNGVSIQHIKDKIKYAYGYNVYNDSNAMKDTRGINTFACFPLFEKYDFKKYDSFFNFYKDVNPFKNYVKNIELMKTLNDKVNFISPNRISRKLKDKWPEYNPQDFVDTEEYYNEGDSEKNHELDPMLEENNNDYNGDAESFLEQDKSSDKDDKWPEYNPQDFVDTEEYYNEGDSEKNHELDPNLEENNYDSNGDAESFLEQDKSSDQDDKWPEYNPQDFVDTEEYYNEGDSDKNHELDPNLEENNDDSNGDAESFLEQDKSSDQDDKWPEYNPQDFVDTEEYYNEGDSEKNHELDMNLEENNDDSNGDAESFLEQDKSSDQDDKWPEYNPQDFVDTEEYYNEGDSDKNHELDPNLEENNDDSNGDAESFLEQDKSSDQDDKWPEYNPQDFVDTEEYYNEGDSDKNHELDPNLEENNDDSNGDAESFLEQDKSSDQDDKWPEYNPQDFVDTEEYYNEGDSDKNHELDPNLEENNDDSNGDAESFLEQDKSSDQDDKWPEYNPQDFVDTEEYYNEGDSEKNHELDMSLEENNDDSSGNAESFLEKKKYDDINDDEQDNYKGYEDDDNNTESFLEKDEYDTFDEFDDYDSESFLEKDEHDDLNDDEKDDFEDYEDDNNNNSSSFLEKEDTIIGSNENNGEDFKEEYENKMNDSDYPDDYVGSDDITENGKKKNNKWSSITTTNNNNNKGKESFLEKNVNDLVNMEKHSTFVSTYLDDDHNDDNKHNSKIYNEESFLEKKSVNHKDEDEENSFEDNIEDSFLEKTEHDKSYSDYEEDDLDENEMKEITPTYGMDEDMFDNHHLNKMASTKDLHAFIQKDMDYVNDLMDEGETIKDAVKKGAKKEKKKNAQKSSIMDDDDLQDNDDFVSEEINDLSDESLDSTKVDTQNSHNAKNSHSSQNNQKAKPTLRNAQKAKNTKNSTSTNEGFKKSNQTNNKDIDITNEELFTEEPSADVIEDAFEEGGTTEPNDIKKNMDELDIKLSDQGANENTLLNDNNTIYNAKFVPHKKREHSISPHVHHTPSTKHKTSKHPMDHLIYITEIAQNHGMSSGELVELEKHEDSNNPIIVETQEMDVEFNKSNKSSSSLSFLSSILLLVFGFLFLMN, encoded by the exons acaaaattaaatacgCATACGGATACAATGTATACAACGACAGTAATGCGATGAAAGATACACGTGGTATTAATACCTTTGCTTGTTTTCccttatttgaaaaatatgattttaaaaaatacgattctttcttcaatttttataaagatgTTAacccttttaaaaattatgtaaaaaatatagaattaaTGAAAACGTTAAATGATAAAGTAAATTTTATCTCACCTAATAGAATATCTAGAAAGCTAAAGGATAAATGGCCAGAATATAATCCACAGGATTTTGTAGATACAGAAGAATACTATAATGAAGGTGATAGCGAAAAGAATCATGAGCTGGATCCGATGCtcgaagaaaataataatgattatAATGGAGATGCAGAAAGTTTTTTAGAACAGGATAAGTCTTCTGATAAAGACGACAAATGGCCAGAATATAATCCACAAGATTTTGTAGATACAGAAGAATACTATAATGAAGGTGATAGCGAAAAGAATCATGAGTTGGATCCGAACcttgaagaaaataattatgattcTAATGGAGATGCAGAAAGTTTTTTAGAACAGGATAAGTCTTCTGATCAAGACGACAAATGGCCAGAATATAATCCACAAGATTTTGTAGATACAGAAGAATACTATAATGAAGGTGATAGCGATAAGAATCATGAGCTGGATCCGAACCttgaagaaaataatgatgatTCTAATGGAGATGCAGAAAGTTTTTTAGAACAAGATAAGTCTTCTGATCAAGACGACAAATGGCCAGAATATAATCCACAAGATTTTGTAGATACAGAAGAATACTATAATGAAGGTGATAGCGAAAAGAATCATGAGCTGGATATGAATCttgaagaaaataatgatgatTCTAATGGAGATGCAGAAAGTTTTTTAGAACAAGATAAGTCTTCTGATCAAGACGACAAATGGCCAGAATATAATCCACAGGATTTTGTAGATACAGAAGAATACTATAATGAAGGTGATAGCGATAAGAATCATGAGCTGGATCCGAACCttgaagaaaataatgatgatTCTAATGGAGATGCAGAAAGTTTTTTAGAACAAGATAAGTCTTCTGATCAAGACGACAAATGGCCAGAATATAATCCACAAGATTTTGTAGATACAGAAGAATACTATAATGAAGGTGATAGCGATAAGAATCATGAGCTGGATCCGAACCttgaagaaaataatgatgatTCTAATGGAGATGCAGAAAGTTTTTTAGAACAAGATAAGTCTTCTGATCAAGACGACAAATGGCCAGAATATAATCCACAAGATTTTGTAGATACAGAAGAATACTATAATGAAGGTGATAGCGATAAGAATCATGAGCTGGATCCGAACCttgaagaaaataatgatgatTCTAATGGAGATGCAGAAAGTTTTTTAGAACAAGATAAGTCTTCTGATCAAGACGACAAATGGCCAGAATATAATCCACAAGATTTTGTAGATACAGAAGAATACTATAATGAAGGTGATAGCGAAAAGAATCATGAGCTGGATATGAGTCttgaagaaaataatgatgatTCTAGTGGTAATGCAGAAagttttttagaaaaaaagaagtatgATGACATAAATGATGACGAACAAGACAACTACAAAGGTTATGAAGATGATGATAACAATACCGAAAGCTTTTTAGAAAAAGATGAATATGATACCTTTGATGAATTCGATGATTACGATTCCGAAAGTTTCTTAGAAAAAGATGAACATGATGACTTGAACGATGACGAAAAGGATGATTTCGAAGATTATGAGGatgacaataataataattctagTAGTTTCCTTGAAAAAGAGGATACCATTATTGGttctaatgaaaataatggaGAAGATTTTAAAGAAGAGtatgaaaacaaaatgaatgaTAGTGACTACCCTGATGATTATGTTGGTTCAGATGACATAAcagaaaatggaaaaaaaaaaaataataaatggaGTAGTATAACTACTacgaataataataacaataaggGTAAAGAAagttttttagaaaaaaatgtaaatgatCTTGTGAATATGGAAAAACATAGTACGTTCGTTTCCACATACTTGGACGATGATcataatgatgataataaacataatagTAAGATCTACAATGAAGAGAGCTTCTTAGAAAAGAAGTCGGTTAATCATAAGGATGAGGATGAGGAAAATTCTTTTGAAGATAACATTGAAGACAGCTTCTTAGAAAAAACAGAACACGATAAATCTTATTCGGATTACGAGGAGGACGACTTGGACGAGAACG AAATGAAGGAAATAACGCCAACCTACGGTATGGATGAGGACATGTTTGACAATCACCACTTGAACAAAATGGCATCCACTAAAGATTTGCACGCATTTATACAGAAGGATATGGATTATGTAAACGATCTTATGGATGAAGGAGAAACAATAAAAGATGCCGTTAAAAAAGGAgctaaaaaggaaaagaaaaaaaatgcacaaaAATCTAGTATAATGGATGATGATGATTTACAAGATAATGATGACTTTGTGAGTGAAgaaataaatgatttatCTGACGAGTCACTAGACTCTACTAAGGTCGATACTCAAAATAGTCATAATGCTAAGAATAGTCATAGTAGTCAGAATAATCAAAAAGCCAAACCTACTTTACGAAATGCACAGAAAGCGAAAAACACCAAAAATAGTACTAGCACAAATGAaggttttaaaaaatcaaatcaaacaaataataaagatatagatataacaAATGAAGAATTGTTTACCGAAGAACCCTCTGCAGATGTCATTGAAGATGCATTCGAAGAAGGAGGAACTACTGAACCAAAtgatataaagaaaaatatggacgaattagatataaaattatcagACCAAGGAGCTAATGAAAATACTTTATTAAATGATAACAACACTATATATAATGCAAAATTTGTTCCACATAAAAAGAGAGAGCATTCTATCTCACCACATGTTCATCATACTCCATCCACAAAACATAAAACTAGTAAGCATCCAATGGAtcatttgatatatataacggAAATTGCGCAAA ATCATGGAATGTCCTCTGGGGAATTGGTCGAACTGGAGAAACATGAAG attcaAACAACCCTATAATTGTTGAAACGCAGGAGATGGATGTTG aatttaataaaagtaacAAGTCCAGCAGTTCATTATCATTCCTGAGCTCCATCCTACTCCTTGTTTTtggctttttatttttaatgaattag
- the PmUG01_01019000 gene encoding conserved Plasmodium protein, unknown function: MEGSLEVIGEGNKMIVLRTNDEEKGENVINVTNNGSIYIVSRLLGITTIYSGLLYNGNFVLYTCCDLLKHIHFYSYIFLKYSVIKIMKENEAKNLNIILQYYWVKKLCHEKIQIFEDNLLANNNFVVFNSYFTNFIKSTFYKYHNPWKVNEYINKMKTYIIHNIDIFLTYFLHNWEKIAQDLYDDIKVFVKYMSKKKNIVYIKKYIVTYVKNINVHEIIRNIIIYFNQYIHILKDKKKKKKKISTNKYLFESFYNNYNFTYRNNSKKNNIGYVEENLFFIPLYLCRDLEKCEGGPLSELKGEGKEERKDDGQNDAQNDAQNDAQNDAQNVAQNVGQNDAQNDGQNEDEQSGNTPFCTPANSCILEETNSNKTNELPNIWSDNLPSNCTIGEKKKKEFSYKYISVEIKLKCGMADYCNMFDRYNMQQLIKLKNKSSKYLSLYVPSTFFHMHYWDVFTNLNYIFLFKSNNINLYINNKRYINTSLHTFNHFSNFFYDYAFHVPKNDTLISYFNYLNEQKGNKGIGIGGLGGERYPYSEDDDYVHITVKEKDNMKNIACSGKMNILKKKNLNKQGRIKNYIHVHNKKTDLIMNNYTFLLNKMQMEKMWKTTWNKTWKGRNNFYNIIDYCQKNYILPEHINYAYRNYIFSNYFYFKYIIFGSYYDIRDIFLSLRRGDYRNSLRKIVSFFDLYKAMYYTNIKCFCRNTVYSLKRRYSVISENNLLTEKINCTSRKKGNVLHKQNNLVNFKYYRRYYNNVRGCYFENFFPFYMKYGYYINMNRRKRVTYFNMYNNVNTKLLNEKLVRVKKQYNEMCYVYKNVKTKLKNEYLTIMKNQFEMKSKLCKNWLVKIKNELLYLYDRKLKTNFYYNFFITNKLNLVVKAYFQVCNYYLRGILNEVKVIYREKGYEEQVNKNVRLVYSMVLDFLRGKFYTTGKRSGTCSRYCSVGSGSTSMCYHNYYINSLHHNRGKWENVELVENILWNVRRRSAQMNPFEGNENNENLVLLSSIIRREKYVFYKVLYFQCFSAGQIQIVYCMMELIKIFEKIFFLKKSEDIFSNFKYYNTSLKSFFCANKNEYFRRNKYLAQLVDTKRIKRLSDYIFLSNNIFCDKKNMNKEGKKFKYKRNNNIKYSSFIYLQNVHFLLGNELLIDALKIINKFTDDYFSYLITEMKSNTRKLYHILYDEGINNFREKYTCSSYKSSMKKKKNRKKKMKEILSKNTLITTHHFHYLTSQEFKDHVNADSITFQKKKNIHTKALQIYKNMIYFVCRFLISKTFCDNSTIFNIYSREDNTYDGADTVELFRKNRFKMLTIRRRKGKQKNKSAPVIASDAVPTAASVYLGANFPKEGISTGINRITQKGRVHINDCAISFSKRYISRIKFLSYSYPSRAVNLKKRKVKCTKKLNKQLKRMMINTYIPQTNKKVFYRISIIDISMKSLKKMDYWEKQMNDIISVYGRFFSK; encoded by the coding sequence atgGAAGGTTCATTAGAAGTAATTGGAGAAGGAAATAAGATGATTGTACTACGAACAAATGATGAAGAAAAGGGggaaaatgtaataaatgtAACAAATAATGgcagtatatatatagtaagtAGGCTATTGGGTATTACTACTATTTATTCAGGCCTGTTATATAATGGCAATTTTGTTTTGTACACGTGTTGTGATTTACTTAAGcacatacatttttatagctatatttttttaaaatattcagttataaaaataatgaaagaaaatgaagcaaaaaatttaaatataattttgcaGTATTATTGGGTTAAGAAATTATGTCATGAGAAGATTCAAATTTTTGAAGATAATTTATTAGCTAACAATAATTTTGTCGTTTTCAATTcttattttacaaatttcataaaaagtacattttataaataccaTAATCCATGGAAGGTGAAcgaatatattaacaaaatgaaaacatatataatacataatatagaCATATTTTTAACCTATTTTTTGCATAATTGGGAAAAAATAGCACAAGATTTATATGATGACATAAAAGTATTTGTTAAGTATATgagtaagaaaaaaaatatagtttatattaagaaatatatagttacatatgtaaaaaatataaacgtTCATGAAATAATTCggaatattataatttattttaatcagtatatacatattcttaaggacaaaaaaaaaaaaaaaaaaaagatttctACAAACAAGTATTTATTTGAATcgttttataataattataattttacgtatcgtaataattcaaaaaaaaataatattggcTATGTggaagaaaatttatttttcattcctCTGTACTTGTGTAGAGATCTCGAAAAGTGTGAAGGTGGTCCATTGAGCGAGTTAAAAGGGGAGGGAAAAGAGGAGAGAAAAGATGATGGACAGAATGATGCACAGAATGATGCACAAAATGATGCACAGAATGATGCACAAAATGTTGCACAAAATGTTGGACAAAATGATGCACAGAATGATGGACAAAATGAGGACGAGCAAAGTGGCAATACACCATTTTGCACACCCGCCAATTCGTGTATTTTGGAAGAAacaaattcaaataaaacgAATGAGCTTCCAAACATATGGAGCGATAATCTTCCTTCAAATTGCACTATTggtgaaaaaaagaaaaaagaattttcttacaaatacataagtgttgagataaaattaaaatgtggTATGGCAGATTATTGTAACATGTTTGATAGGTATAATATGCAACAgcttataaaattaaaaaataaaagtagtaAATATTTGTCCTTATATGTACCAAGTACCTTTTTTCATATGCATTATTGGGatgtttttacaaatttaaattatatttttttatttaaaagtaaCAATATTAacttgtatataaataataaaagatatataaacaCGTCTCTTCACACGTTTAATCattttagtaattttttttacgacTACGCTTTTCATGTGCCAAAAAATGATACTCTTATCTCGTAtttcaattatttaaatgagcAAAAAGGGAATAAAGGAATAGGAATAGGAGGATTAGGAGGAGAGAGGTACCCATATTCTGAGGATGACGATTATGTCCACATTACGGTCAAAGAAAAAGACAATATGAAGAATATTGCTTGTTCAGGCAAAATgaacattttgaaaaaaaaaaacctgaACAAGCAAggtagaataaaaaattacatacatgttcataataaaaaaaccgatttaattatgaataattaCACATTTTTATTGAACAAAATgcaaatggaaaaaatgtgGAAAACAACATGGAATAAAACTTGGAAAGGTAGGAacaatttttacaatataatagACTATTGTCAGAAGAATTATATTCTTCCAGAGCATATAAATTACGCGTACaggaattatatatttagtaattatttttattttaagtacATTATATTCGGTTCGTACTATGACATCAGAGATATATTTCTCTCTTTAAGAAGAGGAGATTATCGAAATTCTTTGAGGAAGATAGTCTCcttttttgatttatataaAGCTATGTACTATACgaatataaaatgtttttgtaGAAATACAGTTTATTCACTTAAAAGGCGGTACTCAGTAATTTCtgagaataatttattaactgaaaaaataaattgcaCATCAAGGAAGAAGGGAAATGTTTTACATAAACAAAACAACTTGGTCAACTTCAAATATTACAGAAGGTATTATAACAACGTACGAGGGtgttattttgaaaattttttcccattttatatgaaatatggatattatattaacatgAACAGGAGAAAAAGAGTTAcctattttaatatgtacaaTAATGTTAACACAAAACTGCTTAATGAGAAGCTTGTAAGAGTGAAGAAGCAGTATAATGAAATGTGTTACGTGtacaaaaatgtaaagacgaaattgaaaaatgaatatcTTACAATTATGAAAAATCAGTTTGAGATGAAAAgcaaattatgtaaaaattggctagtaaaaataaaaaacgaattattatatttatatgacaGAAAATTGAAGACTAATTTTtactacaatttttttataacgaataaattaaatttagtGGTGAAGGCCTATTTTCAGGTATGTAACTATTATTTAAGGGGTATTCTTAATGAAgtaaaagttatatatagGGAAAAAGGCTATGAGGAGCAGGTCAACAAGAACGTACGTTTAGTGTACTCGATGGTACTTGACTTTTTAAGGGGCAAATTCTACACTACTGGAAAAAGGAGCGGTACATGCAGTAGATATTGTAGTGTTGGCAGTGGTAGCACTAGTATGTGTTACcataattattacataaacaGCCTCCATCATAACAGAGGAAAGTGGGAGAATGTCGAATTagtagaaaatattttatggaACGTTAGAAGAAGATCAGCGCAAATGAATCCATTTGaaggaaatgaaaataacGAAAATTTAGTTTTGTTGTCAAGTATAAtaagaagagaaaaatacGTATTCTACAAAGTGCTATATTTTCAGTGTTTTAGTGCAGGACAAATTCAAATTGTTTATTGTATGATGGagcttattaaaatatttgagaaaatattttttttaaaaaaaagtgaagatattttttcaaattttaaatattacaacACAAGCTTGAAAAGCTTTTTTTGTGCTAACAAAAATGAGTATTTTAGAAGAAACAAATACCTAGCACAACTTGTCGATACGAAAAGAATTAAACGTTTATcagattatatttttttatcaaataatattttttgtgacaaaaaaaatatgaacaaggAAGGAAAAAAGTTCAAATACaaaaggaataataatataaaatattcttcatttatttatttacaaaatgtTCATTTCCTATTAGGCAATGAGCTATTAATTGAtgcattaaaaattattaacaagtTTACAGACGATTACTTTAGCTATCTAATAACTGAAATGAAATCAAACACAAGGaaattatatcatattttatatgatgaGGGTATTAACAATTTCAGGGAGAAGTATACTTGTAGTTCATACAAATCtagtatgaaaaaaaaaaaaaatagaaagaaaaaaatgaaagaaatttTAAGCAAAAACACTTTAATAACAACTCATCATTTCCATTACTTAACTAGCCAAGAATTTAAGGATCATGTTAATGCCGATAGCATTACATTtcagaagaagaaaaatatacatacaaaagcTTTGCAAATTTATAAGAACatgatttattttgtttgcCGCTTTTTAATAAGCAAAACGTTTTGTGATAACAGTacaatttttaacatttattcGAGAGAGGATAATACGTATGATGGTGCAGATACTGTTGAACTGTTTAGAAAAAATCGATTCAAAATGTTAACCATCAGAAGGAGGAAGGGGAAGCAAAAGAACAAATCTGCTCCTGTTATTGCTTCTGATGCCGTGCCTACCGCCGCTTCTGTCTATTTGGGGGCTAATTTCCCAAAGGAGGGTATCTCGACAGGCATTAATCGAATCACTCAGAAGGGGAGGGTGCACATAAATGACTGTGCTATATCCTTTTCAAAGAGATATATTTCAAGAATTAAGTTTTTGTCTTATTCCTATCCTTCTCGAGCTGTAAACttgaagaaaagaaaagtgAAATGCactaaaaaattgaataaacaGTTAAAAAGAATGATGATAAATACCTATATTCCACAGACGAATAAGAAAGTCTTTTATCGTATAAGCATCATTGACATATCTATGAAATCGCTTAAAAAGATGGACTACTGGGAGAAGCAAATGAACGATATCATATCAGTATATGGCAGATTTTTCTCAAAATGA
- the PmUG01_01018900 gene encoding AAA family ATPase, putative: MGSGPPSGNKYGYTDEKVGEHITGNFDPTALERGAKALKELDQSSNSKKAFELIKLQELTKQKEYEKQMEELSLQRAQYLSNKTRIENEERRKTINYQQEQERVTAEYKTRLEAEAYQKKLLDQQKQNEEWLRNQHEQYLRQENIRKRNELELMNLKMKQIREEKSLERENMKARIYEENKGLIERERKNLDIHLKTLKAKADEERKTKIESINKYFEQFNNSLFLFLNDKEKVYRFALAVTLTSLGVYATKHTTRFIRTYTETKLGKPKLIRETSLWHINKFFDLFNLKRNFSLFKKYIVVQVNGGGDKAHHKVANIKSGSGSGSDSSSNMFDQIVLNEELQEKLTWSINSLRNSKKYDLYLKNILLHGPPGTGKTLFAKTVSYYSNFDYIIINGGDVSALGIHASVELNKIFEFVKKRKNKKCIIFIDEAEAFLRKGRNESFINFSEHLRNALASFLYHTGTESKNFGVILATNCRDILDPAVMDRIDEQYNFDIPQISEIKKMVSVYFNKYVFPLKKYNIIIDDSVDDNYLDDIARRLYGLSGRQISKLCLNIQNTVFGSNSKVVSKELIDLIINWNLSNAFDVGEVGTGRQTATDSQPHQGTRQYEKQSEMRNEQYETHNNTQISSYNPRQNSGSHNTANSNSRKMENKVVLNHVL, encoded by the coding sequence ATGGGGTCCGGACCCCCGAGTGGAAACAAATATGGATATACAGATGAAAAAGTAGGTGAGCACATAACTGGAAATTTTGATCCGACCGCTTTGGAAAGAGGAGCAAAAGCTCTGAAGGAGTTAGACCAATCATCTAATTCGAAAAAAGCatttgaattaataaaattgcaGGAGCTAACAAAACAAAAGGAATATGAGAAGCAGATGGAAGAATTGTCTTTACAACGAGCTCAATATCTTAGTAATAAAACTAGGATAGAAAATGAAGAGAGAAGGAAAACTATTAATTATCAACAAGAACAAGAAAGAGTTACAGCTGAATATAAGACTAGGTTAGAAGCAGAAGCCTATCAAAAAAAGCTTCTAGAtcaacaaaaacaaaatgaagagTGGTTACGAAATCAACATGAACAATATTTAAGACaagaaaatattagaaaaagaaatgaattaGAATTAATGAAtctaaaaatgaaacaaataaGAGAGGAGAAAAGTTTAGAACGTGAAAATATGAAGGCTAgaatatatgaagaaaataaaggattaatagaaagagaaagaaaaaatttagataTTCACTTAAAAACGTTAAAAGCAAAAGCAGATGaggaaagaaaaacaaaaatagaaagtattaataaatactttGAACAgtttaataattctttatttttatttttaaatgataaggAAAAGGTATACAGATTTGCATTAGCCGTTACACTTACATCACTCGGTGTTTATGCAACTAAGCATACTACTAGATTTATAAGAACATATACTGAAACTAAACTGGGAAAACCTAAGCTAATAAGGGAAACCTCCCTATGGCATATTAATAagttttttgatttattcaATTTGAAGAGaaatttttctctttttaagaAATACATAGTAGTACAAGTTAACGGAGGAGGGGATAAAGCCCATCATAAGGTAGCGAATATAAAAAGTGGTAGTGGTAGTGGTAGTGACAGTAGTAGTAACATGTTTGATCAAATCGTGTTGAATGAAGAATTGCAAGAAAAGCTTACATGGTCTATTAACAGCTTAAGAAATTCAAAGAAATATGAtctctatttaaaaaatatattattacatggTCCACCAGGTACAGGAAAAACTCTTTTTGCAAAAACAGTATCATACTATAGTAATTTCGATTATATCATAATAAATGGAGGAGATGTAAGCGCATTAGGTATACATGCGTCTGTTGAATTAAATAAGATATTtgaatttgttaaaaaaaggaaaaataaaaaatgcattatttttattgatgAAGCGGAAGCTTTTCTTAGGAAAGGACGAAATGaatcatttattaatttttctgaGCATTTAAGAAATGCATTAGCTTCTTTTCTATATCATACAGGTACAGAAAGTAAAAACTTTGGTGTTATCTTAGCTACCAATTGTAGAGATATACTAGACCCAGCTGTTATGGATCGAATTGATGAACAGTATAATTTTGACATCCCACAAATTagtgaaattaaaaaaatggtatcggtatattttaataaatatgtttttcctttaaaaaaatataatataatcattGATGATTCTGTAGATGATAATTATTTAGATGATATAGCTAGACGGCTCTATGGATTATCAGGAAGACAAATATCAAAGTTGTGTTTAAACATCCAGAATACTGTATTTGGAAGTAATTCAAAAGTTGTTTCCAAGGAGCTTATCGATTTGATAATTAACTGGAATCTCAGTAACGCGTTCGACGTAGGTGAAGTGGGGACTGGTAGACAGACCGCTACGGATAGCCAGCCTCACCAGGGCACGAGGCAGTACGAGAAGCAGAGTGAAATGCGGAATGAGCAGTATGAAACGCACAATAACACGCAGATCAGTAGCTATAACCCCAGACAAAACTCAGGTTCTCATAACACGGCAAATTCCAATTCACGTAAAATGGAAAACAAGGTGGTATTAAATCATGTGTTGTAA
- the PmUG01_01019100 gene encoding conserved Plasmodium protein, unknown function — protein sequence MSESKGRIKLKINLGNDEDSINNYTSSDPILKKKKKSSTLLSDSDKSKENLKDEDNNSCGSDKRLKDNNLEKKIISIISKLTKIACICENKKNNLNSNNINNSNNNSINNSNTNSNNNSNNYSNNYSNNNNNNNNNSNSNSNKNNNSNSNTNSESGKICKKLIKQMYKYEKCLNNLNNFINDNNNCLDDITFPNGLIKAVDNYMSADAWAYEYLLVECKKQNDKYRNIIQNISTFDSTLRYKIINEGVGNKLTMPIYAPVAGDKLNFLSEGYKNYYKNVHIPKELAEPFFEDVKRRKTGAGLDTAQEEEIKTYTTLTTGR from the coding sequence ATGAGCGAGAGCAAGGGaagaattaaattaaaaataaatttaggCAATGATGAGGAcagtataaataattataccaGTAGTGATccaattttgaaaaaaaaaaagaaaagctcTACTCTTTTAAGTGATTCAGATAAaagtaaagaaaatttaaaagatgaAGATAATAATAGTTGTGGGTCAGACAAAAgattaaaagataataatttagaaaaaaaaattatatcgaTCATATCCAAATTAACTAAAATAGCTTGTAtatgtgaaaataaaaaaaacaaccTGAACagcaataatattaacaacagtaataataacagtattaataatagtaacactaatagcaataataatagtaacaactATAGTAACAACtatagtaacaataacaataacaataacaataatagtaatagtaatagcaataagaacaataatagtaatagtaatactaATAGTGAGAGCGGGAAAATTTGCAAGAAACTCATTAAACAGATGTATAAATACGAAAAATGCCTAAATAACCTAAATAACTTCATCAATGATAATAACAATTGCTTAGATGATATAACATTTCCTAATGGTTTAATAAAAGCTGTTGACAATTATATGAGTGCCGATGCGTGGGCTTACGAGTACTTATTGGTTGAATGTAAAAAACAGAATGACAAATACAGAAATATTATACAGAATATATCCACATTTGATAGCACGTTGAGgtacaaaataattaatgaagGTGTAGGTAACAAATTAACTATGCCTATCTATGCCCCTGTTGCGGgtgataaattaaattttttaagtgaaggatataaaaattattacaaaaatgtgCACATACCTAAAGAGCTAGCCGAGCCTTTTTTCGAAGAtgtaaaaagaagaaaaacgGGGGCTGGATTGGACACAGCACAGGAAGAGGAGattaaaacatatacaaCACTTACAACGGGACGTTAA